In one window of Brassica rapa cultivar Chiifu-401-42 chromosome A07, CAAS_Brap_v3.01, whole genome shotgun sequence DNA:
- the LOC103829428 gene encoding dehydrin ERD10, protein MAEEYKNASEELKNVPEHETPKITTTEEPSAATGEVKDRGLFDFLGKKEEVKPQETTTPLASEVEHKAQITEEPAFVAKHEEEEHKPTLLEQLHQKHEEEEENKPSLLQKLHRSNSSSSSSSEEEGEDGQKRKKEKKKKIVEGEEKKGVMEKIKEKLPGHSEKPDDSQVVNTEAAVPVSDETAEHPEEKKGILEKIKEKLPGYHAKSSEEDEKKEKVSDA, encoded by the exons ATGGCCGAAGAGTACAAGAACGCTTCTGAGGAGTTGAAGAACGTCCCCGAACACGAGACCCCAAAGATCACCACCACGGAGGAACCATCGGCGGCGACGGGAGAGGTTAAGGATCGTGGCTTGTTCGATTTCTTGGGGAAAAAAGAGGAAGTGAAACCTCAAGAAACGACCACACCGCTAGCGTCGGAGGTCGAGCATAAAGCTCAGATCACGGAAGAGCCGGCGTTTGTGGCGAAGCACGAAGAAGAGGAGCATAAGCCTACTCTCCTCGAGCAGCTTCACCAGAAGcacgaggaggaagaggagaacAAGCCCAGTCTCTTACAGAAGCTTCACCGATCCAACAGCTCCTCTTCCTCT TCAAGCGAGGAAGAAGGTGAAGATGGTCaaaagaggaagaaggagaagaagaagaagatcgtcgaaggagaagagaagaagggaGTGATGGAGAAGATCAAAGAGAAGCTTCCAGGTCACAGCGAAAAACCTGATGATTCTCAAGTCGTCAACACGGAGGCTGCAGTACCAGTGTCGGATGAAACGGCGGAGCATCCGGAGGAGAAGAAAGGGATTCTTGAAAAGATCAAAGAGAAGCTTCCAGGTTATCACGCCAAGAGCTCTGAAGAGGACGAGAAGAAAGAAAAGGTGTCTGATGCTTAA
- the LOC103829430 gene encoding putative tRNA pseudouridine synthase Pus10 isoform X4 — protein MSDETKPASGDSSGLLNGLLTGGAEKPQRVNEAARSLDPSAVKDLLSLGVCERCILRLITVATFDSDLATVSSSTLRGWLGSGEEEAASPEMSICIVCLGVLQFVFSDDKQTLVKMKSDCGSGHAAWITDLVKQQGHEFDSFCLEVSLPSTISENERAVLLYLKGKYSNEAWLQSEKVSVKDALKVLVLDPLRASLGAKSDSSSFHIRLTYSKASDDAQGLSETTHERKKRKTDEENGSSCISENPFEKVYEPCILSVHCNQMPIFFSGRYFKYSRNVSQSRWIIDDERMGEASVEEIIGGSILPACLGDSYKFHAAGREDIDVRMLGSGRPFLIEVQNSRKCPSQQSLTEIEEKINNSEKKLVGVKDLKFIGSECWAMMREGEAEKQKQYAALVWISRPLEEEDCNSISSMIELKILQKTPIRVLHRRSPLERERTIHWMKLEKIKGNTHYFLLHLCTQAGTYIKEFVHGDLGRTTPSMGSILGCRAEIIQLDVTDVKMGDS, from the exons ATGTCCGACGAAACAAAACCCGCGTCCGGCGACTCATCCGGTTTGCTCAACGGCCTCCTAACCGGTGGAGCCGAAAAACCACAGAGAGTCAACGAAGCAGCTCGATCTCTAGATCCCAGTGCTGTGAAAGATCTGCTATCTCTCGGG GTCTGCGAGAGATGTATTCTCCGATTAATAACCGTCGCGACTTTCGATTCCGATTTGGCGACAGTGTCGTCATCAACTCTTCGGGGCTGGCTAGGCTCTGGAGAAGAGGAAGCTGCGTCACCGGAGATGAGCATCTGCATTGTTTGTTTAGGTGTATTGCAGTTCGTTTTCTCCGATGACAAACAAACGCTGGTGAAAATGAAATCGGATTGTGGTAGTGGTCACGCCGCATGGATCACGGACTTGGTGAAGCAGCAAGGTCATGAGTTCGATTCCTTCTGTCTCGAAGTCTCTTTGCCTTCCACTATCTCGGAGAATGAGCGTGCAGTCTT GTTATACCTTAAAGGAAAGTATAGCAACGAAGCTTGGCTGCAGAGTGAAAAAGTTTCTGTGAAGGATGCTTTGAAAGTTCTAGTCTTGGATCCACTTAGAGCATCTTTG GGGGCTAAATCTGATTCAAGCTCTTTTCACATCCGTTTGACATACTCCAAGGCATCTGATGACGCTCAAGGCTTGTCTGAGACAACGCatgagagaaagaagaggaaaACAG ACGAAGAGAACGGATCTAGCTGTATCTCCGAGAATCCATTTGAAAAG GTTTATGAACCATGCATCTTGTCAGTTCATTGCAACCAGATGCCTATCTTTTTCAGTGGCAGATACTTTAAG TACTCCAGAAATGTAAGTCAATCCCGATGGATTATTGATGATGAAAGAATGGGTGAAGCGTCGGTTGAG GAGATAATTGGTGGAAGTATTCTTCCAGCATGCCTCGGGGATTCCTACAAGTTCCATGCTGCTGGCAGAGAAGATATTGAT GTACGGATGTTGGGTTCAGGTAGACCTTTCTTAATCGAGGTTCAGAACTCCCGCAAATGTCCATCTCAGCAATCGTTGACGGAAATTGAAGAAAAGATAAACAACTCAGAGAAAAAACTA GTTGGAGTTAAAGATCTTAAATTCATTGGAAGTGAGTGTTGGGCAATGATGCGTGAAGGAGAAGCAGAGAAACAG AAGCAATATGCTGCACTTGTATGGATTTCTCGTCCACTTGAAGAGGAAGATTGCAACTCAATTTCTTCCATGATAGAATTG AAAATTTTGCAGAAGACACCAATAAGAGTGCTTCACCGACGAAGTCCACTGGAACGTGAAAGGACTATACACTG GATGAAACTTGAAAAGATAAAAGGAAACACTCACTACTTTCTATTGCATCTATGCACCCAG GCTGGAACATACATCAAAGAGTTTGTTCATGGAGATCTTGGTCGTACTACTCCCAG CATGGGATCAATTTTAGGTTGCAGGGCGGAGATAATACAACTAGATGTGACTGATGTGAAAATGGGCGATTCTTGA
- the LOC103829429 gene encoding uncharacterized protein LOC103829429 codes for MASSAPQGSIDPLTGKDPAKALTAVASGFFENVKKNKQSFFQFAAMTGILLLSFRSVSQKYRIHDLEEDTAVLKKESDTLTDRMSRIKSELLHQASIDSSGVFAARLRLLFGEDKK; via the coding sequence ATGGCTTCGTCTGCGCCACAGGGATCTATCGATCCTCTCACCGGTAAAGATCCGGCGAAAGCGTTAACCGCCGTAGCGTCAGGATTTTTCGAGAATGTGAAGAAAAACAAGCAAAGCTTCTTCCAGTTCGCCGCCATGACTGGGATCTTGCTTCTGAGCTTCCGATCCGTAAGTCAGAAGTACCGAATCCACGATCTGGAGGAAGACACGGCTGTTCTCAAGAAGGAGAGCGATACTTTGACGGACCGCATGAGTAGAATCAAGAGCGAGCTTCTGCATCAAGCGTCCATTGACTCTTCCGGCGTCTTTGCTGCTCGACTCCGTCTACTTTTCGGCGAGGATAAAAAGTGA
- the LOC103829430 gene encoding putative tRNA pseudouridine synthase Pus10 isoform X2: MSDETKPASGDSSGLLNGLLTGGAEKPQRVNEAARSLDPSAVKDLLSLGVCERCILRLITVATFDSDLATVSSSTLRGWLGSGEEEAASPEMSICIVCLGVLQFVFSDDKQTLVKMKSDCGSGHAAWITDLVKQQGHEFDSFCLEVSLPSTISENERAVLLYLKGKYSNEAWLQSEKVSVKDALKVLVLDPLRASLGAKSDSSSFHIRLTYSKASDDAQGLSETTHERKKRKTDVVYADEENGSSCISENPFEKVYEPCILSVHCNQMPIFFSGRYFKYSRNVSQSRWIIDDERMGEASVEEIIGGSILPACLGDSYKFHAAGREDIDVRMLGSGRPFLIEVQNSRKCPSQQSLTEIEEKINNSEKKLVGVKDLKFIGSECWAMMREGEAEKQKQYAALVWISRPLEEEDCNSISSMIELKILQKTPIRVLHRRSPLERERTIHWMKLEKIKGNTHYFLLHLCTQAGTYIKEFVHGDLGRTTPSMGSILGCRAEIIQLDVTDVKMGDS, from the exons ATGTCCGACGAAACAAAACCCGCGTCCGGCGACTCATCCGGTTTGCTCAACGGCCTCCTAACCGGTGGAGCCGAAAAACCACAGAGAGTCAACGAAGCAGCTCGATCTCTAGATCCCAGTGCTGTGAAAGATCTGCTATCTCTCGGG GTCTGCGAGAGATGTATTCTCCGATTAATAACCGTCGCGACTTTCGATTCCGATTTGGCGACAGTGTCGTCATCAACTCTTCGGGGCTGGCTAGGCTCTGGAGAAGAGGAAGCTGCGTCACCGGAGATGAGCATCTGCATTGTTTGTTTAGGTGTATTGCAGTTCGTTTTCTCCGATGACAAACAAACGCTGGTGAAAATGAAATCGGATTGTGGTAGTGGTCACGCCGCATGGATCACGGACTTGGTGAAGCAGCAAGGTCATGAGTTCGATTCCTTCTGTCTCGAAGTCTCTTTGCCTTCCACTATCTCGGAGAATGAGCGTGCAGTCTT GTTATACCTTAAAGGAAAGTATAGCAACGAAGCTTGGCTGCAGAGTGAAAAAGTTTCTGTGAAGGATGCTTTGAAAGTTCTAGTCTTGGATCCACTTAGAGCATCTTTG GGGGCTAAATCTGATTCAAGCTCTTTTCACATCCGTTTGACATACTCCAAGGCATCTGATGACGCTCAAGGCTTGTCTGAGACAACGCatgagagaaagaagaggaaaACAG ATGTTGTTTATGCAGACGAAGAGAACGGATCTAGCTGTATCTCCGAGAATCCATTTGAAAAG GTTTATGAACCATGCATCTTGTCAGTTCATTGCAACCAGATGCCTATCTTTTTCAGTGGCAGATACTTTAAG TACTCCAGAAATGTAAGTCAATCCCGATGGATTATTGATGATGAAAGAATGGGTGAAGCGTCGGTTGAG GAGATAATTGGTGGAAGTATTCTTCCAGCATGCCTCGGGGATTCCTACAAGTTCCATGCTGCTGGCAGAGAAGATATTGAT GTACGGATGTTGGGTTCAGGTAGACCTTTCTTAATCGAGGTTCAGAACTCCCGCAAATGTCCATCTCAGCAATCGTTGACGGAAATTGAAGAAAAGATAAACAACTCAGAGAAAAAACTA GTTGGAGTTAAAGATCTTAAATTCATTGGAAGTGAGTGTTGGGCAATGATGCGTGAAGGAGAAGCAGAGAAACAG AAGCAATATGCTGCACTTGTATGGATTTCTCGTCCACTTGAAGAGGAAGATTGCAACTCAATTTCTTCCATGATAGAATTG AAAATTTTGCAGAAGACACCAATAAGAGTGCTTCACCGACGAAGTCCACTGGAACGTGAAAGGACTATACACTG GATGAAACTTGAAAAGATAAAAGGAAACACTCACTACTTTCTATTGCATCTATGCACCCAG GCTGGAACATACATCAAAGAGTTTGTTCATGGAGATCTTGGTCGTACTACTCCCAG CATGGGATCAATTTTAGGTTGCAGGGCGGAGATAATACAACTAGATGTGACTGATGTGAAAATGGGCGATTCTTGA
- the LOC103829430 gene encoding putative tRNA pseudouridine synthase Pus10 isoform X1, with protein sequence MSDETKPASGDSSGLLNGLLTGGAEKPQRVNEAARSLDPSAVKDLLSLGVCERCILRLITVATFDSDLATVSSSTLRGWLGSGEEEAASPEMSICIVCLGVLQFVFSDDKQTLVKMKSDCGSGHAAWITDLVKQQGHEFDSFCLEVSLPSTISENERAVLLYLKGKYSNEAWLQSEKVSVKDALKVLVLDPLRASLSLQGAKSDSSSFHIRLTYSKASDDAQGLSETTHERKKRKTDVVYADEENGSSCISENPFEKVYEPCILSVHCNQMPIFFSGRYFKYSRNVSQSRWIIDDERMGEASVEEIIGGSILPACLGDSYKFHAAGREDIDVRMLGSGRPFLIEVQNSRKCPSQQSLTEIEEKINNSEKKLVGVKDLKFIGSECWAMMREGEAEKQKQYAALVWISRPLEEEDCNSISSMIELKILQKTPIRVLHRRSPLERERTIHWMKLEKIKGNTHYFLLHLCTQAGTYIKEFVHGDLGRTTPSMGSILGCRAEIIQLDVTDVKMGDS encoded by the exons ATGTCCGACGAAACAAAACCCGCGTCCGGCGACTCATCCGGTTTGCTCAACGGCCTCCTAACCGGTGGAGCCGAAAAACCACAGAGAGTCAACGAAGCAGCTCGATCTCTAGATCCCAGTGCTGTGAAAGATCTGCTATCTCTCGGG GTCTGCGAGAGATGTATTCTCCGATTAATAACCGTCGCGACTTTCGATTCCGATTTGGCGACAGTGTCGTCATCAACTCTTCGGGGCTGGCTAGGCTCTGGAGAAGAGGAAGCTGCGTCACCGGAGATGAGCATCTGCATTGTTTGTTTAGGTGTATTGCAGTTCGTTTTCTCCGATGACAAACAAACGCTGGTGAAAATGAAATCGGATTGTGGTAGTGGTCACGCCGCATGGATCACGGACTTGGTGAAGCAGCAAGGTCATGAGTTCGATTCCTTCTGTCTCGAAGTCTCTTTGCCTTCCACTATCTCGGAGAATGAGCGTGCAGTCTT GTTATACCTTAAAGGAAAGTATAGCAACGAAGCTTGGCTGCAGAGTGAAAAAGTTTCTGTGAAGGATGCTTTGAAAGTTCTAGTCTTGGATCCACTTAGAGCATCTTTG TCTTTGCAGGGGGCTAAATCTGATTCAAGCTCTTTTCACATCCGTTTGACATACTCCAAGGCATCTGATGACGCTCAAGGCTTGTCTGAGACAACGCatgagagaaagaagaggaaaACAG ATGTTGTTTATGCAGACGAAGAGAACGGATCTAGCTGTATCTCCGAGAATCCATTTGAAAAG GTTTATGAACCATGCATCTTGTCAGTTCATTGCAACCAGATGCCTATCTTTTTCAGTGGCAGATACTTTAAG TACTCCAGAAATGTAAGTCAATCCCGATGGATTATTGATGATGAAAGAATGGGTGAAGCGTCGGTTGAG GAGATAATTGGTGGAAGTATTCTTCCAGCATGCCTCGGGGATTCCTACAAGTTCCATGCTGCTGGCAGAGAAGATATTGAT GTACGGATGTTGGGTTCAGGTAGACCTTTCTTAATCGAGGTTCAGAACTCCCGCAAATGTCCATCTCAGCAATCGTTGACGGAAATTGAAGAAAAGATAAACAACTCAGAGAAAAAACTA GTTGGAGTTAAAGATCTTAAATTCATTGGAAGTGAGTGTTGGGCAATGATGCGTGAAGGAGAAGCAGAGAAACAG AAGCAATATGCTGCACTTGTATGGATTTCTCGTCCACTTGAAGAGGAAGATTGCAACTCAATTTCTTCCATGATAGAATTG AAAATTTTGCAGAAGACACCAATAAGAGTGCTTCACCGACGAAGTCCACTGGAACGTGAAAGGACTATACACTG GATGAAACTTGAAAAGATAAAAGGAAACACTCACTACTTTCTATTGCATCTATGCACCCAG GCTGGAACATACATCAAAGAGTTTGTTCATGGAGATCTTGGTCGTACTACTCCCAG CATGGGATCAATTTTAGGTTGCAGGGCGGAGATAATACAACTAGATGTGACTGATGTGAAAATGGGCGATTCTTGA
- the LOC103829430 gene encoding putative tRNA pseudouridine synthase Pus10 isoform X3 has translation MSDETKPASGDSSGLLNGLLTGGAEKPQRVNEAARSLDPSAVKDLLSLGVCERCILRLITVATFDSDLATVSSSTLRGWLGSGEEEAASPEMSICIVCLGVLQFVFSDDKQTLVKMKSDCGSGHAAWITDLVKQQGHEFDSFCLEVSLPSTISENERAVLLYLKGKYSNEAWLQSEKVSVKDALKVLVLDPLRASLSLQGAKSDSSSFHIRLTYSKASDDAQGLSETTHERKKRKTDEENGSSCISENPFEKVYEPCILSVHCNQMPIFFSGRYFKYSRNVSQSRWIIDDERMGEASVEEIIGGSILPACLGDSYKFHAAGREDIDVRMLGSGRPFLIEVQNSRKCPSQQSLTEIEEKINNSEKKLVGVKDLKFIGSECWAMMREGEAEKQKQYAALVWISRPLEEEDCNSISSMIELKILQKTPIRVLHRRSPLERERTIHWMKLEKIKGNTHYFLLHLCTQAGTYIKEFVHGDLGRTTPSMGSILGCRAEIIQLDVTDVKMGDS, from the exons ATGTCCGACGAAACAAAACCCGCGTCCGGCGACTCATCCGGTTTGCTCAACGGCCTCCTAACCGGTGGAGCCGAAAAACCACAGAGAGTCAACGAAGCAGCTCGATCTCTAGATCCCAGTGCTGTGAAAGATCTGCTATCTCTCGGG GTCTGCGAGAGATGTATTCTCCGATTAATAACCGTCGCGACTTTCGATTCCGATTTGGCGACAGTGTCGTCATCAACTCTTCGGGGCTGGCTAGGCTCTGGAGAAGAGGAAGCTGCGTCACCGGAGATGAGCATCTGCATTGTTTGTTTAGGTGTATTGCAGTTCGTTTTCTCCGATGACAAACAAACGCTGGTGAAAATGAAATCGGATTGTGGTAGTGGTCACGCCGCATGGATCACGGACTTGGTGAAGCAGCAAGGTCATGAGTTCGATTCCTTCTGTCTCGAAGTCTCTTTGCCTTCCACTATCTCGGAGAATGAGCGTGCAGTCTT GTTATACCTTAAAGGAAAGTATAGCAACGAAGCTTGGCTGCAGAGTGAAAAAGTTTCTGTGAAGGATGCTTTGAAAGTTCTAGTCTTGGATCCACTTAGAGCATCTTTG TCTTTGCAGGGGGCTAAATCTGATTCAAGCTCTTTTCACATCCGTTTGACATACTCCAAGGCATCTGATGACGCTCAAGGCTTGTCTGAGACAACGCatgagagaaagaagaggaaaACAG ACGAAGAGAACGGATCTAGCTGTATCTCCGAGAATCCATTTGAAAAG GTTTATGAACCATGCATCTTGTCAGTTCATTGCAACCAGATGCCTATCTTTTTCAGTGGCAGATACTTTAAG TACTCCAGAAATGTAAGTCAATCCCGATGGATTATTGATGATGAAAGAATGGGTGAAGCGTCGGTTGAG GAGATAATTGGTGGAAGTATTCTTCCAGCATGCCTCGGGGATTCCTACAAGTTCCATGCTGCTGGCAGAGAAGATATTGAT GTACGGATGTTGGGTTCAGGTAGACCTTTCTTAATCGAGGTTCAGAACTCCCGCAAATGTCCATCTCAGCAATCGTTGACGGAAATTGAAGAAAAGATAAACAACTCAGAGAAAAAACTA GTTGGAGTTAAAGATCTTAAATTCATTGGAAGTGAGTGTTGGGCAATGATGCGTGAAGGAGAAGCAGAGAAACAG AAGCAATATGCTGCACTTGTATGGATTTCTCGTCCACTTGAAGAGGAAGATTGCAACTCAATTTCTTCCATGATAGAATTG AAAATTTTGCAGAAGACACCAATAAGAGTGCTTCACCGACGAAGTCCACTGGAACGTGAAAGGACTATACACTG GATGAAACTTGAAAAGATAAAAGGAAACACTCACTACTTTCTATTGCATCTATGCACCCAG GCTGGAACATACATCAAAGAGTTTGTTCATGGAGATCTTGGTCGTACTACTCCCAG CATGGGATCAATTTTAGGTTGCAGGGCGGAGATAATACAACTAGATGTGACTGATGTGAAAATGGGCGATTCTTGA